The Hippocampus zosterae strain Florida chromosome 2, ASM2543408v3, whole genome shotgun sequence genome contains the following window.
TGACGTCATGATCGTGTTGCGAAAGTGTCCGGCCAACCAATTTCGGCCATCTTGCTCATCTTCAGAACGTCACAGTGGGTGAACTGCGGCTCGGCGCGTGAAGCACTCATGCAGCCGCCAGACAAACATTtgcacgtgaaaaaaaaaatgactgggtTCAGACAAAAGGTCTCTTCAAAATTGCGCAACAGATGCAGATGTtaacatctccccccccccccccaaaaaaagctgtaCTGTTGATTGAAAGTCTCATACTGATCTTTGCCTTCAGtcgacaggagaaaaaaaaattggttttgcTTGTCCAAGACTTTTGAAAGAGAGTACATTTGAAAATTTTGTAGCGTCTTCTGAataagaaaaaccaaaaaacaaatatcgaTCGTTGCGATTGTGAAAACTTTCACGGACCGTTAAAGCGCAGAGCAACCGGGCTGTGAAGAGCGCAACCTCTCGACTTTTTGGTTGTGTCCGCATTGTTGCGCATGATTCTGCGCTACCTAGTTTAGAAATGACAAAATGCTCCAGCGGCCTCACTTTCAGCTTCCATTAATTACAGTTAATTGCCCAGTGGGGGCTCATTAAATTGCTCGGAGGACAGAGTGTTAATTAGACGATTgaaatgaaaagttttttttcgcaCAAAGACTATCGAGCTGGAGTGCAAAGCGTTTTTCCCCCGCTGTGGTTTGCGTACATAAAAAGCCTCAGAAAAAGTaactgccaccccccccccccgcccccgtacTCCCCGCTTGTTAAATTACAAATAAGCTGTGAGAAACGACAGTTTTGGGAAAGCAGAGTTTAACTTCACAGGCAACACCCGAGCACCaacatttgttgaatcaagaaaCGACATCAATAGAATCCGTCAGACaaaatgacgatgatgatgtcaAGAGACAAAACGCATCAGACAAAGACATTCAAGAGGAAATCAGAAAaaacatttaccgtattttccgcatgaaaaggcgcaccggattatgaggcgcaccttcgatgaatggcctattttgtcccgttttttttcatatactgtattgggcgcaccgcattaaaagatgcaatctacaatgcatccaccagatggagctgcgctcaaggaaacacccaacagaacgatcagatgtcagtgaaACGTattgaataaagcagcgacacagttcacatTGACTTGTTGACGTTGACCTCTCTTGCCGCCGCTCGATTTCCGAGTTCGactgcgaaaccgatcgcctgaaatttgaactctgcgttgtcagcgggtctcgagcaaggagccattttggggttgacatattaccgtaatgtccTTACACAatgcgcatcggattttaaggcgtgctgtgagcttttcagaaaatggaaggctttcagGTGCGCCGttttgtgcggaaaatacgatctTGAAATCTAAAATTGGACCGCAGAGCAGACAAATTGGCCTTGATCATTTTAGTTTCTGgtatttcaaaaatgtcaacacggGCGGAACGTTGACGACGCGTCTCCGCGTTTACTGCTGCTACCgactcttttcttctttctttttttcctcttcacgaCCGACTTGGACTGTCACGCGTGTTGCAGGCGGACGCCGGCGCTGCTCTCCGCGTGGACCCGCTCGCCTCCCTCTGCGCGGACTCCGAGTCCGCGATGGGAAAAAAGCTCCTGAGTGAAAGCGTTGGTCCACCGGGTCAGCAACCCGCCCGCGCGGATCCGGCCCACCTCGACGCATCCGTCCCGCCTCCTTATGGATTCCGCAAGACTCCGTCGGCAGAGCCGCAGAAAATCCCGCTTCTCCCTTCAGCCGCAGGCGTCGCCACAGTCGATGGCAAGCCTCGGGATTGGGGTCTGAATAGTATCGCCAGCTTCCTGAAAATCAGCCCTTACGCCGCCGCAAGCATGTACCCCTTTCTCGACATGGCGTACAAGGCCGCGCTCATGGCCCCCCCTTCCCCATTCCTCTACCAGCACTTCGCGTACCCGTCTTGGTGCCAGATGCCGGAAAGCGGCTCACCTGAAGACGGACTCTTTTACTACTACGTTCCCGCGCATCTTTCTTCCCATCCGGAGCCCGACTTGCGAATGTACGCATCCAGCCCGGCCGCCGTGTCGCCTCGGCGCTCGTTACGGGGCCGTCGGCAAGCATCGGACTTCGGCATCTCTCCGCGCCAGGATTCCGCTTTTCCTTTTAACGAGCGCCATCTTAGCAAGAGTAGCGCAAACTCCTCCCTCTCCACATCTACGAACGCCGGTTCCACCGGCGACGGGAGCTTCGCTCGGGATCCGCTCAACGACTTTGTTCCTGCGTCTGCCTCTGTGACACTTCCGGTGTCGCTTCCAACAGCAGACTCCCGGGAGATTTCAAAGAGGTCGTCAGCCCAACGTTGTGGCTTTTCTCCCTTCCGCGATGGTTCCGGTTGTGGTTCTGAGCCAGATCCCCCGAAACCGACCGGCGGCAGCCCAGATCGCCGTACGACCGAGAAGTCCCCGTCGTCCCCCGCAAGGACATCCGTCGACGGAAAAGTGCATCGACTGCCGTTGGATCTGTCTGCCAAGAAGATGAAAAGCTCGACAAACGGGTTCCGGTCCAACTCGGACTTCATAGCCCGGTCGAGTTACGGGCCCCAGACTGGAGATGCCCGGtgcttttttcctcctccaacaCGATCAGCAAAGACTTCGGAACCTCCCGAAGTCTTGAAGTCTTTGAATTTGGATCAGGGGGCAGTTGGCAGACCGTCCTCACAAAGATCTTCCGAATCCTTCTCTTCGACGCAGTTGGTCCGAGGTCAAGACAACCAGACAAATCTACGCGAGCCACGACAGCCCAACGTTGAACCGGGATCGACTTCCGGAACGATCCGCGCTGActcttttggtttaggcttcGGCAATGGCTCCCTTCTTCCATATTTGACGGCGGACGAGGCGTCCTTGCGGCGCATGTCCGTCGTCTCAGGCAAAGGCGCCGTCCACCGCTACCCCGTCCTCCTTGGCCAGGGCAGCGGTCTGACTCGCACGCCTACAAAACAGGGTCCGCCACACGGAGAAGATTCCCTGGCTCCTGCCGCCACCTTCGCAGACCCCAAACAAATGTCCGAAACACGTCATGGAGGCCAAAACCGAAGACCGAGCCAGACCAGGAAAGCCGATCCCGAGCGCAGCCGACGGGCTTCAAAGCAACCCTTCAAATCTTTTTGCGATAGTGTTGGCGAGAGCGTCGTCGCCGTTGAAGACGTCGATGAGACTGGAGTGCGACGGGGCGTCCGAGCCCCCACGTTCCAACCGCATCCTCTTCGTCGCAGGTGTTCTTCGCCCGCTCCCGCCCCCAGCAAGGAAATCTCAACGGAAGCTTCTCTTAGTCCACCTCCGGAACTGCCCGTCCAGCAGACGTCGCATTGTGCCCGAACGTCTCCTGAACAGTTCTCCAAAAAGAAGCAAACCGGAACCCCGTCCGGTTGTGACGGCTCGGCAAGATGCGGACGTGGTGCCAATGGACTCGATGAAGGCCATGACGAGGACCAGCTGGATCGGAGGCCGTCTTGGCGCACCGATGCTAGTCAAGAAAGCGCTTACGTCCGCTGCAGTACCGCACGGTTCCTGAACGATGCGACTGTTGGACGCACTTCTCAAGCGGATGGTCCGGTTTTCACCAGGAAGACGACGACATGCGGCGATACACCTTTGCAGGTGCCGGCCGACGTAGTCGACGCCGACAAAGAGTCCTGCGTCTCCATCGTCCAAAGGGAACAAAACTCGGCAGATGACCGCCGAGGCGTTGATCTCAGGCATCCGGCGTACGGATGCGCCGTCGGCGAGCGCTTAGGTCAAGATCCTTTGCCGGGAAAGAATTCCGGGGTCGTCTTTAGAGACGGCGAGAAGAACAGCTCGGATATCATGGACGTCCAAGTTGCTGAGGGCAAGGATACTCGCATCAGCACCCCCGCAGAATCCTTTTCTGGCTCTTTGGACAGTCGAGCAAAATATGAGACGGAGGAATCTCGTGCTCGCCCTCGTCAAGAGCGGTCGAAGGTATGAGCCATCTTTTTGAAAATCCAATTGATTTGACGGGCCATTTGTCCAACTTGCAAAGTCGAAACTTTGGAGATGAGCAAGCAAAATGAGAATGCCGATCTTGATGCTTCAGATCAAGCGTGATCGTTTGATTAGGGAGTCCTAAGTCCTAAGTACAGCTTCAAAATGGAGTTTTGTGCTCGGTCTTTTGTTTGTGACagaatttcctcgcttgattttctgttccgATGCATTATTGtcaattttcatagtttcattgaagtaattgcGAATTTTAGTTtctcggaggcggtcatgaacgcctctcgagttgaacggacGGAGcacagctccatctagtggatggactatagattgcgtcttataacgcAGTGTGTCCAATACCAACATCACATCATTTGCAATTGGAGATCTTCTTGCAGCTCCTCAGAAACGTACTTTGCGCGCTTTGGTCGtccacatgccccccccccccccgtttctgCTTCCGCCTGCTTAAAGAATGCTGCCATTTTCTCAGCCGAAGGAAAACCAGGACGACGAGACGGCGGCATCAAGGGAGGCCGAGCCGGCAGACGGCCCGCCGTGCGACGCAGGCGGAGCTGAAGGGGGGTGGTTGGAGCTCTGCCGACAGAGCGAGGGGAGGGGCGGAGGCCCCGTCCCGACACTCCGCGTCGACGCACAGAAAGGTAagaggaagccccccccccgccccccaagtgAAACGCTTGCCACTCCTTCGCCGCCGCAGGTTGACCTATCTGGAACCGCCAGTGCCACCCTGCCCACCATTTTGCAAATGTAGACTCCATTTTAACTCGttccctcccaaagacgtttttaaacgtcatttcagactcggtctagaAATTGGACACCGTTCCCTTCCGGGCTGCGTTGCTCGAGTAATTTCGCACTTCTCTCACCCTCTCAGCACATGCGGTGACGCGCGCCACGCACACGCAACATTTCTGCACTCATTCCTTCATTTTCACCCCCCACGTGAATCGACAAACGGGACACCACGCTATTCCCACTTGGCATTGCAATTTCAGTGGTGCGAACCGTGCAGGTGAAAATTGAACCCGACAGGATGTCAGGGTTCGTAATGTgcgttgatattttttttttttcaccatgcaGATGCACAAGCATCAAGCATTTGCGTCACGCCGGAGCACCGCCGTGCCAATGACCTTGTCGGCAAGGATGGCTGCTCACCGGAGAAGGAAGAAAGGCAAGAGGCTCCTCCCGTCACCGGCGTCGCTGGATTTCACTGCAACAAAGCGTCCTCCGTGACGGGCCTGAGCGATTTGGATCCCGACCTGGCGACAAACCACCAGCGCGTTTTGGGCCCGGAGCCGTTTCACCGGTGCAGCATCAGTGGTCGTTGGGTGAAGCGAAGAAGAACGCAGGACAACGACGGTATAAGCAGAATTGCGTTCTTTTCAATCGACAGTCCATTGATCCGTTGGCTGAcccaatttcgagtttttttgaCTTGATAGTCATCGCTGGgattgatcctttttttttctctctcccttctcttaaccctcgtagtccaccacttgcgataaatgcaaaattatgtctttgaatcaaaggcaaaggcattcggaaaaacacgagagagctgaaacttatggaggggttctaaaatggcctaaatttcatgacgtcaccggctgatcattctcaggcattgcagcaataataaaaaaacgttttgattccgtaatcttcacaattgacatattttgcaccatagagacccattataattcatatttttgaatgcatcgtaaacctaatgtgtaaacatgcatttcacgccatttttacgtcaatcgctttgttttcgcttggacagatgcaaggaggatcgcaaatgagtttgcctttttgcaggaggcttcaaaccgatgcatttgacatgaacacgtccggtcgggattggtagtagggcttggttgggacctccagacaccatttttttttccttttgcaaaaaataaagaataaaaaatcccaaagaactaataaaaactatatatatatggatagcacagatgcctctgaacattttgagtgtttgaaaaaaaagaatgtataacacaacatacatcattacaaaaattgtaaaacgcgtaacttagggtttttttgtttcgaaggacctaaaGGTTAATCAAGGTTTCCAGTTATTTCAATTCCTTCCAAATGGGGAAATAGCATTTGAATTACGAGCATGAACGACTGTAGTTTATTACTATAGTTCACCCGTCACCTTCTTTGCACAACAGATGTGACAGCGGAGGACGTGAGCAAGCAAAAAAGTTGCGACGAGCTGAATGGCCCCCGGAACAAAAAGCCCCGTCTACCCAATGATGACGTGAAAGGTAATTCAACTCCCGTCCGCAACCCCTTTACAGACAACACGCCCCAATGAATCCCCTTCAGCAACTCAAGTGTATTGcgagagcattttaaaacaacccCCGCTAATATAGAAAGTGCCGGACATGGGGCGAAAATTATTCAGACAACAAACAATTAAAACCATCTATTCATGACAAAGACGGCAAAAACTGTGAAACCAAAAGAATTAAGTCTCAAGAATCAAGAAAAATGACTATTTTGTGACAATTTCTACAATTTTTGTAGATATTTGCATGTCATCTTTAAATCAAAGGCAAAGCATAAATATTGTGTGATATGAAATATTCCAATTcatgtgttttatatatatatatattttttaaattaaatatatatacagtgtatatatatatatccatccatccatccattttccgaaccgcttaatcctcactagggtcgcggggggtgctggagcctatcccagctgtctccgggcagtaggcgggggacaccctgaatcggttgccagccaatcgcagggcacacagagacgaacaaccattcgcactcacactcacacctagggacaattcagagtgttcaattagcctgccatgcgtatttttagaatgtgggaggaaaccggagcacccggagaaaacccacgcaggcccggggagaacatgcaaactccacacagggaggccggagctggaatcgaacccggtacctctgcactgtgaagcccacgtgctaaccactggactaccgggccgcctatatatatatatatatatatatatatatatatatatatatatatatatatatatatatatatatatatatatatatatatatatatatataaatatgttttgGTCATAGCACAGTCCCGTTTTTATTGTCCATAGAgggcaaaaaatacaaagaaaaaataagaactgtgtatgtgtatgtatagcgCTGAATGCCACCGAACATTTTGAgtggttgaaagtaaaaaaaaatatattcaagaaTAACTTAATAattttttgtaaattttttgtacttttacaatttttgtaaaatgtgtatttgCGTTATTCAACATTATTTACATCGACTGCAGCACACAGTTAAAGTAAGTTTGAAAGACGGGCATCCAGGGGGCAGCAACGGGTAAAAAGgcttagttctcggtacctctaATAGCGTTTGGTCCACAAACCTGacgcaccgggcaggtgtgtcggTGGCGGACGAGTTCAGAGAGGTCAAGAAGGgacgaggccatttcaagatttgaaaactaaTCATAGGGAtctgaaaaagaactctaaaacgTGCAGGGAGCCAGCGAAGAgaagccagagtaggagttgtgcgctccctcttacgagtaccagcaAAGAGGTGAGccgcagcattttggaccaactggagactcTTAATGGAGGACTTGGCTGACTCCACAGTAAAATGCATTACAGtgatccagccgggatgtgacggaGGCATGAACGCCGGTTTCAAAAGTGCTCACAAGAGAAAGGAAAGGCTTGACTTGAGCCAGCTGCCTCACCTCACCGTACGTTTTCTCGATAATAGCAGAAAGTAACCTCTTGTCGGGGTTCCTACGTGTGTGAACTCTCAATCCATCtcacaaaatgttgacattcaCTGGCAGGCGAGCAGGAATATTTCCAGTTCAATGTTCGAGGGAATTCACCCATGACGGAGCTCACGCTCCCGAGGGCAGGAAATGCGTCCGGCCGATTAATAATTCATTCCTGGTAAAACAACCTCAGGCTGCATTTACGCGTTTCTGCTTTCTTTTTTCATGCCATCCGTCA
Protein-coding sequences here:
- the LOC127596476 gene encoding uncharacterized protein LOC127596476, whose translation is MTTEAIILARVKTNPTFRSEDNTADAGAALRVDPLASLCADSESAMGKKLLSESVGPPGQQPARADPAHLDASVPPPYGFRKTPSAEPQKIPLLPSAAGVATVDGKPRDWGLNSIASFLKISPYAAASMYPFLDMAYKAALMAPPSPFLYQHFAYPSWCQMPESGSPEDGLFYYYVPAHLSSHPEPDLRMYASSPAAVSPRRSLRGRRQASDFGISPRQDSAFPFNERHLSKSSANSSLSTSTNAGSTGDGSFARDPLNDFVPASASVTLPVSLPTADSREISKRSSAQRCGFSPFRDGSGCGSEPDPPKPTGGSPDRRTTEKSPSSPARTSVDGKVHRLPLDLSAKKMKSSTNGFRSNSDFIARSSYGPQTGDARCFFPPPTRSAKTSEPPEVLKSLNLDQGAVGRPSSQRSSESFSSTQLVRGQDNQTNLREPRQPNVEPGSTSGTIRADSFGLGFGNGSLLPYLTADEASLRRMSVVSGKGAVHRYPVLLGQGSGLTRTPTKQGPPHGEDSLAPAATFADPKQMSETRHGGQNRRPSQTRKADPERSRRASKQPFKSFCDSVGESVVAVEDVDETGVRRGVRAPTFQPHPLRRRCSSPAPAPSKEISTEASLSPPPELPVQQTSHCARTSPEQFSKKKQTGTPSGCDGSARCGRGANGLDEGHDEDQLDRRPSWRTDASQESAYVRCSTARFLNDATVGRTSQADGPVFTRKTTTCGDTPLQVPADVVDADKESCVSIVQREQNSADDRRGVDLRHPAYGCAVGERLGQDPLPGKNSGVVFRDGEKNSSDIMDVQVAEGKDTRISTPAESFSGSLDSRAKYETEESRARPRQERSKPKENQDDETAASREAEPADGPPCDAGGAEGGWLELCRQSEGRGGGPVPTLRVDAQKDAQASSICVTPEHRRANDLVGKDGCSPEKEERQEAPPVTGVAGFHCNKASSVTGLSDLDPDLATNHQRVLGPEPFHRCSISGRWVKRRRTQDNDGISRIAFFSIDSPLIRWLTQFRVFLT